In Chitinophaga nivalis, a single genomic region encodes these proteins:
- a CDS encoding efflux RND transporter periplasmic adaptor subunit, whose protein sequence is MKHTSLLLSFSLLLFACCNQPQQASQQPADTIPVKVMPLTRQGTHLQTTASGQFTTDDEVLLSFKTNGIINNILVKEGDAIRKGQLLATLNLTEINTQVQRDQLAYEKAQRDYQRVVNLHRDSVATLEQLQNSQTAMELARQQLSSSQFNRSYSAIHATQDGYVLRKLVSAGQLVNAGTPVLQTNGAHHTRWLLRIGVSDREWAQIKTGDKATVQTQAQPNDTLTGTVIRKSEGIDAQSGTFIIDVQLTENKPAAIAAGMFGRCQISSGVATGSTAWSIPYAALLDGNGSTGFVFITNDNRTATRIPVTIAGMEKENVLISAGMEQAKALIISGSAYLKDQSPIRIIQ, encoded by the coding sequence ATGAAACATACTTCCCTGCTCCTGTCATTTTCCCTGTTGCTGTTTGCGTGTTGTAACCAGCCGCAGCAAGCCAGTCAACAACCTGCCGACACCATTCCGGTAAAGGTTATGCCACTGACCAGACAAGGTACACACCTGCAGACCACTGCATCGGGGCAGTTCACCACCGACGATGAAGTATTGCTGTCTTTCAAAACAAATGGTATCATCAACAATATCCTGGTGAAAGAAGGCGATGCCATCAGAAAAGGACAGCTACTTGCTACCCTCAATCTCACAGAAATCAACACCCAGGTACAACGCGATCAGCTGGCCTACGAAAAAGCCCAGCGTGATTATCAGCGGGTGGTAAACCTGCACCGCGACAGCGTGGCCACCCTGGAACAGTTGCAAAACAGCCAGACGGCGATGGAACTGGCCCGGCAGCAACTCAGCTCTTCTCAGTTCAACCGTAGCTATTCTGCCATTCATGCTACCCAGGATGGTTATGTATTGCGCAAACTGGTGAGCGCCGGACAACTGGTGAATGCCGGCACGCCTGTACTGCAAACCAATGGCGCCCATCATACCCGGTGGCTGCTGCGCATCGGGGTCAGCGACCGCGAATGGGCACAGATAAAAACAGGCGACAAAGCGACTGTACAAACACAGGCCCAACCTAATGACACCCTAACGGGCACCGTTATACGTAAATCAGAAGGTATAGATGCCCAAAGCGGCACTTTCATTATTGATGTACAACTCACGGAAAACAAGCCCGCCGCCATCGCGGCCGGCATGTTTGGCCGTTGTCAGATTTCTTCCGGCGTAGCTACCGGCAGTACTGCCTGGAGTATTCCCTACGCCGCACTCCTGGACGGCAACGGCAGCACCGGATTTGTATTTATCACCAACGATAACCGCACTGCTACCCGGATTCCGGTAACCATTGCCGGTATGGAAAAAGAAAATGTACTGATCAGCGCCGGCATGGAACAGGCCAAAGCACTCATTATTTCCGGCAGCGCTTATCTGAAAGATCAATCTCCTATCCGCATCATCCAATAA